The genomic stretch ATTTTTCaatactgattttattttattttattttatttgtcaataCAGTTATTTCAATGCCAATGTTTCCTTTTTGagattgtttggtttttaatgcCAAAAATTATCAGTTGGCCTGGATTCACATATTTcggtagttttttttttgtgtgttatcaCTTTGATGGAGACCAGAGCAATGTAATTAAATCTGACATTGATAACACTTCATCAATATTAAGTAagcttttaaagtttttatctTCAGATATGGACATATCTAGAATCAAGCAAGCATGTGTACAAACATGACAATCATGACAATTCAAGGTGCAGGACTATTGGACGCCTTAAAAATATTCTTGTTTCTGGTAAGCTTTTACTAAATGCTTAGCTTTGATTATGgacaaaaaatctaaataacTGAACTTTGAAACAAATAATACCTTGCGTCAGGCCATTCAGGCATGGACAGGTCATGAGAAATTGGATCCCTGGGCAGTCATGTAAAAGGACTTGACCACATGTcaatttttgtgtctttttgtgacTGTTTTGCATCCTTCCTCTggagtttgttgtttttagagtTTTCAATACAGAGGTTAACAGTCCCTTCACAGATTTCCTTTAGGGCCCCCTGACCACTTGGGCCCCTAGGTCTGTACCCAGTAGGCCAATCAGTAATCCAAACATGCATTTAGGTACAGGTAAAATATATCACTGGAAAAGAGTGAGTAGTATCATAtagtaatagaaaaaaaatccttttattGAGGCAGTTAAAGCTGCAGAAACTTGCCTTTGTCTCTGTATTACAGTGATACATGAGCACAGCTGCCATTATGGACTGGCAATGAGTGACTGGTTTTAGTggttatgtatgtatgtatgggTATGTAGGCAGATGTCTGTCTATGATTAAAAGAACCATAACACATTAAATTTACAACCAATTGcccaatttgttttttttacaaatgtcaGATTTGTTCCAAAACACTTGGCTTGTACAATGTAACACTCATAACACCcatatttctaaaatgtttaaGATCAAGTTACGCTTGgtaatttatgaaaaaaaaaatcttttgttaTTAATAACAAACAATTGAATTTCATATATATAGAAACCACGGAAACTATATAACTACAACCATGGGTTACTAAATCTGAATATTCACTACATAAATataatcattatttatttatttttcacctgaaatatttttctcatttacatttaatttcaccCATGGGTGCACGTCAACTGCCGGAAAACGTCCAGCAGGGGGCGAAGTGTCGTATTTTGCCCTCAGTGGGATCAACAACCAAAGATGGCGGGTTCCAGTGTTTTCAGACCGGGCTTGTTCAACCATAAAGTGGCGATAGTGACAGGTGGGGGGACTGGTATCGGTAAAGCTATCGCTGCAGAGCTTCTGGAGCTGGGTGAGTGAAATGGTTTGTGAAACACAGTggacattttgtttgttcactGAGTAACAGCTGACTGACTAGAGACAGGTGAACTTTGACACACACCTGTAAATCTGGAGGCTGAGTCGTGGCAACTGGACAACTAACTAGTTTTTAGGTCCAGACGTTTCTTCCAAGTAGCTTCTTCCACTGAAGGTTGTCGTTTCTGAATAAATACGGATACAAATTTGCTTCAAATGGAAGTCTCAGGACTTTCAGTCAGCACTGGCACTATTGCAGTTTTGTCATGCTATTCTGTCTTCAGGCTGCAATGTGGTGATCTCcagcagaaaggcagagagGCTGGAGGCAGCGGCTCAGGAGATGAGACAACAAATCCCTCCCTCCAGCCCTGCCTGTGTCATCCCTCTGCCATGCAACATCCGCAGTGAGGACGAGgtgtgcccacacacacacacacacacacacacacacgtgttcaGCCTCTGAAACTGCTGCTTCTTGTAATTGTGGGAATGGTTTGACTTTGCAATGTTGTTTCAATTCCCTGTGGGGCAGGTGAAGGGTCTCGTATCGTCAGTGCTGCAGCAGTTTGGCAGGATAGACTTTCTGGTGAACAATGGAGGAGGGCAATTCAGCAGCCCGGTGGAGCACATGTCCTATAAAGGCTGGAAGGCTGTGATAGACACCAACCTGACTGGAACCTTTACCTGCTGCAAGGAGGGTAAGCTGCAGATGGGAAACTCTGGCTCAGAGTGTGTATGAGCTGTCTTAGTGACTGCGCTGCTGACATCTCCACACAGTATACACTGCATGGATGAAAGAGCATGGAGGGGTGATCGTCAACATTATCGCTGATATGTGGAAAGGCTTCCCAGGCATGGCGTAAGCACTGCCTCCCTCCAGAATtcacacaaatgtacaaacCGACTCCTCCTGTTCCTTATTCTGAAACGCTGTCTCGTCTCCTCGACAGCCACACAGGAGCAGCAAGGTCAGCAGTGGATAACTTAACAAAGAGTCTGGCCATCGAGTGGGCGGTCTCAGGGGTTCGAGTTAATGCTGTTGCACCTGTATGTGCGGCTCATGAGTTAGTACACattcatatgttttttgttatgTGGTAATTTCAAGTCTGTGCATTTGGTCGGTTACAGGGTACAATCTTTTCCAAAACTGCAATGGAGAACTACAAGGAGCTTGGACCAAATCTCTTCAAGATGTCTGTTCCTTTCAGCCCAGCAAAGAGGCTGGGAGTGCCAGAAGAGGTGTGTATGAACTTAGTGACAGCTGCAATAAACTGAGGAATGGCCAGCATGAATATCAGAGCATCTTTGTTATACTTGGAGTCTGTTAAGATGTGTTTTTGGAAGTAGCCTGTAAGTGGAATGATTTGAAGGTTGTTTATGGGATTTTTAAGTGTTTTGACAAAGTCCATATTCTTTACTTCACCAAATCTTCTTGTAAATTGTCGTAAATGTCGTAGATAGAACTGAGCTATAATATAATATCCTTAATAGTTTCTTCAAATGTGAGTACACACAGTACGTCATGGCATCTGTTTAGTCTGGAAAAATCCCCTTAAGTGATAAACTAATATACACCACCTGTGGGAGTCACACAGTAGCCACTTTAAGTGCAATAtttgtgaacacaaacacattctcaaggtcagaagaagaagaaatattgTCATTGGTTGTCACTGAATAGAATCTGAGCTTTTACAGAATCATCTGATATCAACATTCGTATCTTTCAATAATCATGACATAACAACCCCCTGACGGTGGTAACAAGAAATTACCATTATAATCTTCATAAAAATGGTAGTTTATTACATAGCTATTGTAATAAATTGCATATGATAGTACAGGTAGGCCTAATAAAGTGACCACTCACTGTATATAACAGTTTGGACAGCAATATAATATTTCCTTCATAAATTACACTTCTGATTAAACACCCTACATTGCAGTAAGTGGTGATAAAAAGATCAGTTTGACAAAGCAAAAGTAAATACTTGATAATAACAGCTATTGAAACAGGTgatgtgctgtgtttctgtcgTCACGTTGCAGCATCAGAGAGCATAGTaactgtttctcttttgtttgtttgctttttttttgttcagatcTCATCAGCAGTATGTTTTCTGCTCTCTCCTGCCGCCTCCTACATCTCAGGAGCCACACTGAGAATTGACGCTGGACAAAGTCTGTACCGCTCTATGTGGGAAATACCCAGTATGTACACCTTGGTAATGCACACATGCTATAAATCCACACTTTAGTCCTTATAGTCTGTTTTCTACTAAATTCATGTGGCTGTTTGTCTCCAGACCATAGTGCATGGCCCAAGGCACCAGATGGAGAGAACCAGGAGGCTCTGAAGGACCTACTCAAACCTCAAAGCAAACTCTAATACGGTTTTGTGACATAGTCTGAGACTGGTGTAGAAATTAACACTTTGCCAGTCAGTATAACTGTATTATCAATTTTTCTTTGATAATTTTATATCAATTCAATGTCCCTGGGGCTGTTTCAAAGTTAGGAGCCATTTGACaagcttttatgtttttactgtggaCCTCAGGGTAGCTTCCTGCAGTGTtacagcaatttttttttcaaaccgcTCTCCAGAGCTAGGATCATGTAGAATATCCTAGCTCAGTGTGATCCTAGTGTGATTCAAAGGTTTGTGGTATTGATTGAGATAACGCAATGCATTGAGAACAGATGTGTTACAATGGTGTTTGATTTACAGTTACaaaaatattgcttttatcatatgaatgtaaaatgttaaataaattaaatactgattttgatttttaaactaATTTTTGTATAACATGAAAtgtgagaaatgttttctttatttttatgctgttgGAATAACTATCATGAtccttttgaaaatgaaaaaaaaaaactgggtaataagacattttttttgccTCCACCTGATGTTTGATAATGCAATAGTAGATAGACCTTTAATTTAGTGATCCCTTGCAATCCTGAACAGGAATAAATATAGAAACATCTGGATTAATAATTCTACATTATTAATATTGGGGTTTTTTAATACTGAAAAGGTAAGGCTTTACGGTTCGACTAAACAAGAATGAATAAACATATGAGTACATTTTCTTGTATACCGAAGGAAATCGTGTTCGCCATATAAGAGGGTGTTTTGTCCAGGGTGTTTTACCGTAGTTTTACCGTAAAGCATTACTAAGTGTCGGAAGAATTAATTCGCAGCAACAGAGGTCACAATAAACCAGGTATCAAACCTTCTCTTAATATCgcctttaattttaatatttggaTTCTCGCTTAATTGCTGTGGGTTATAGCACATCTTCCATGTATGAAGGTGTGCGAAGTGTGTCTTAGAACAAGCgctgcattgttttctgtctaGCTAGCGAGATGATGTAGCGGGCTAATGAGTGCTAACAGCTAGTTAGCTGAAGATATGTTTAAGTAACATTTcacaaatgttatttattatttacacttgACTTTCCCTCTGGTCAGCGGGACAGAGACAAGATTGTTCCg from Mastacembelus armatus chromosome 17, fMasArm1.2, whole genome shotgun sequence encodes the following:
- the pecr gene encoding peroxisomal trans-2-enoyl-CoA reductase, coding for MAGSSVFRPGLFNHKVAIVTGGGTGIGKAIAAELLELGCNVVISSRKAERLEAAAQEMRQQIPPSSPACVIPLPCNIRSEDEVKGLVSSVLQQFGRIDFLVNNGGGQFSSPVEHMSYKGWKAVIDTNLTGTFTCCKEVYTAWMKEHGGVIVNIIADMWKGFPGMAHTGAARSAVDNLTKSLAIEWAVSGVRVNAVAPGTIFSKTAMENYKELGPNLFKMSVPFSPAKRLGVPEEISSAVCFLLSPAASYISGATLRIDAGQSLYRSMWEIPNHSAWPKAPDGENQEALKDLLKPQSKL